The Spinacia oleracea cultivar Varoflay chromosome 2, BTI_SOV_V1, whole genome shotgun sequence DNA segment TGCTTATTTTTGTGCCCAACTCGTAATTATCTGGATTCTGGAATccaccttttttttctttttaattttttttactggGAGCAATTAATATTTTCTGTTGCAGTGTTACATGAAACAACTTTTGACGGGACTTCACTATTGTCACGTAAACCAAGTACTACATCGAGATATTAAAGGTCTCATTATATCTCATCTcagttttttgtaatttttgctCAGTTTAGAATCCGGCCTGAAATTTGTGTATGTCAGGTTCAAATCTTCTCATAGACAATGAGGGGATGCTAAAGCTTGCAGATTTTGGTCTTGCCCGCTCATTTTCTAGTGATCATAATGGGAATCTCACCAACCGTGTCATTACCTTGTGGTATAGGTGTGTGGTTGATTCGAGgaatgaaaatatatatttattgatATCCTCCATTACGTTATTCAAAATTTCAACGCCCTTTTATATCTTTATCGACTCTGCTGGCTAGGTCAATATCTAATTCATATTTATTAAGGCAGACCTCCAGAGTTGCTGCTTGGTAGCACAAAGTATGGTCCTTCTGTTGATATGTGGTCAGTTGGATGTATCTTCGCGGAGCTGCTCCATGGAAAACCTGTATTTCCTGGTAAAGATGAGGTACAAAGAATGGGGGAATAGGAGGCAGGCTTAAGCAATGCTTCCCCTCTCTGTATTGTTCTTATTTCtggtatgtgtgtgtgtgtgtgtgttttcacTAATGAGGAAGCTTTTTTTAATTCGTCAACAAACAAAATAGAtgtaagattttttttaaaacatgcTGATTAGGCTAGAATAAAAGCTTTTCTTATCCTTACAAGTGTTGTGGACAGATTTTAGCATAGTCGGTTGAGCTACTACTTAACCCAGTTATAAGTGTTGGGCACTAGCTTTTAGGGTAGATAGTGAAACCACTACTTGTAACAATTGTAAGTGTTCACCTTAGTAGAGTTTAGCATCTCTGAGTACTGTTTTTAGAAAGATTCTAAATATAGCTTTTGGGTGCTTAAAAGTATCTTATGTCCCTAACTGCCCGTTATGAGGGAGATGATCCTTTTTCTTCTCAAAATTACAATTTTGACTTGAATACCTATATACTGCTTTACTGACTGTACTCCCCAGCTAAGCGATAATATTCTCATAGAAATGCAGTTCTTGCCAGGTTTGAGTCCATGAGTGTTTGCTCCTATCTCACCACCCTCACTACCTCCATACCGAATAGAATGGATGAGATTGGTCGAGTGGCCTATTATTGATTTTAGGGCAGAATTAAACATAAGTGCCTTGCATCATATTTTATTATCTTATGCAGTTTGTCGTGTCACCATGTGATGCCCGTGGTTCTGACTGCAATCCTGTCTTCAATAATATGAAGATCTGTATTTTCCCTACTACTTGTGCTTAAAAACTTATTCACTCTGGCCTGTTTGATGCATTATTTGATTCAGTTGTGTATTGCAATATTGTAGCCAGAGCAAATAAGTAAGATCTTTGAGCTTTGTGGAGCTCCAGATGAGGCCAACTGGCCAGGTGTCACGAAACTCCCTTGGTATAGCAATTTTAAGCCAAACAGGCCAATGAAGAGACGTCTACGGGAGTATTTTAGACAGTATGTTAACTTTCCTTTTATGCCTTGGAAAATACACGAGCCAATTCCATTTGTGCTGtcaatgtatttttattttgaaattttcctGTGGCAGCTTTGATCGCCATGCTTTGGAGTTGTTGGAGAGGATGCTGACACTTGATCCAACACAGGTATCAAGTGGCAAATTACCTATCTCATGAAATCTGTCTTATATATTGTGTGGAAATGTTGGAGAAATCCACTGAAGTAATAAACAAGTAATTGATCATTTGGCTAATTAAATAGAATATTTTTTCTCTGTCCCATGTATTAAATTTCTCATTTGCAAATGGTATAAATGTTGAGAGAAGTTGTTAGGTGGTGagtaaaaagtaaaaacatgaAAGTGGGTAGGCTATAGAGCAAAGTAGTAGCATGAGAAAATGTCGGGATGTAACGAGAAAAAGGTTGATGTGATGGAGAGAAAAAAGTAGATAATGGTGACCAAATTAAAAGAGAACAAGGAAAGCTTATTTTGGGACATCCTAAAAAGAAAGTGGAAAATTTTATATGGGGATGGAGTAatattattacggagtacttgtTATTCACTTTGCTACTGTAGTTTCTAAGCTTTCTTTTGTTTAGATGAGCTGTCTTGTCTTTCTTCTGCCCATTATGATCCTCATAATCACTCCATGTTGTTCAGAGAATCTCCGCAAAGGATGCACTAGATGCTGAATACTTCTGGGCTGATCCGTTGCCTTGTGACCCAAAGAGGTTCTTTCGtttcttattttgtttgaattttatgTTAATCACATCACTAAAATGTACTGGGTATATATACCGATTCTTGTCTAGCTAATTAGAGTTTCTTAGCAAAAACTTGATTATTTGCTGAACCAGTTTGCCAAAGTATGAAGCATCACATGAATTCCAAACAAAGAAGAAACGCCAACAGCAAAGACAACATGAAGAAGCAGCAAAACGCCAGAAACTCCAGCATCCACCACCACATTCTCGTCTTCCTCCCATTCAGCAATCTGGTCAATCACACGGTCAGATGCGGCCTGGACCTAACCAGCCCATTCACGGTTCTCAATCATCAGTTCCTGCAGCTCCCGGCCATCACTATGGAAAACCTAGAGGGCCCGCTGCCGGAGGCCCGAACAGATATTCCCAGAGTGGAAATCCCAGCGGTGGATATAATCACCCTAACCGTGCAAGTCAAGGTGGCAGTGGTGGTGCAGGCTACGGTAATGCTCCCTACCCACAACAAGGACGTGGCCCACCTTATGGTTCAAGTGGACCACGTGGTGGTGGGACTAGTGGTGGCTATGGGGCAGGTGCACCTAATTTTCAGCAAGGTGGTGCTCCTTATGGTGGTTCAGGAACTGGTCGAGGCTCGAACATAAACCGTAATCAGCAGCAGTATGGTTGGCAGCAATGACGATACTAACCCTAGAGGTGGTAGAAAGGTTCATGCTATAGGATGAGCATCGAAAAACTAAACCACCATATTTTTTTTCAAGTGTCCAAAGGATTCGATCATGGGCCCGAACTTGGAATTATGAAATAAAAGGAGCTAAGGTTCAATCTAACTAAAGGGGATTCTTCTGGCAGTGGAGAACATTGAGGATCCAAGCTACAACAAGTGTGTGGGCGAGACTCGTTGATGAATTTATCAGTGTATTTGTACAATTAGGACATTTTAATGGTTATTGTGTCAATATTTGTTGCATTTCAGATTTTGATGATTGAGCTTTATATAAGAAGTAAAAGGAGGTGATCAGCATGTGCTTCTGCATCAGATAGCCTGCTGAGCCGAGCTATTCAGACATTAAGTATGTGCTTCTGCATCAGATAGCCTGCTGAGCCGAGCTACTCGCTTCCCCTTTCTTCTGCCTAGTTTCTTTGGGCTGATGTAAGGTCCTAATGTTTATGTTGTatgaaattcaaatacaaaatcatttttttcatttatatacttcgtataagatTCTAACTTCGCCTAGAGTTGAATATATTTACAACGGAGATGTGGAGGTGGTTAACTGCCTAACTTTTTTTTATGGACGGGTTAGAATAATCTCATTAATAATCAGCTATACGGCATCTACAATGATAAAATAGATTTGTATACCACAGATTCAAAGAATATACATAACTgttacaatcaaaacaattactattctgcatCTTAAAGCACATCTCGTACTCCACCACTTCTAGCTTGACGCGAGCAGTGATTTTCGATTATTTCACATCTTTTCAATTAGAGCCCTTCGCAATCTGCGCACGAATTGTTCTGAtcgacgagttgatgataaaccctaaacctgTATAAATCCAAATCTtcttcccaattattgaaaccctaaaaatattctcatccatggatgagaatcaagaacctagaaaactctaggaaaacctaaataaattgggaacaacccaagaataaattgggaacaaaacAACGGAAAAGAAACCAAAACAAGACAACACATGAAGAGAAAACAATGAAAAACAAGAAGGgtcggaaatagtctaattttcGAAGAAATTAGATTACTTCCGGCCTAAACGGCCAAGaaaactaaaaccctaaaaGATGAGAGCGAAGAGAGAAGGAGGAGAGGGAGAGAGGAGCGGCTAATTTTGGTTAACTGCCTAACTTGTTATGCAATATACTATGATTATTAACCCATTCTAAAAAACCTAACCTCTTGTAATTATGGATATGTGACTTggtttttgttaggttatgatacatatgacaatacataaatcatgcggaaaaaccataaagccaggaaagcatattatttacacataatcatttagcatagtatagatgcatacactt contains these protein-coding regions:
- the LOC110775249 gene encoding cyclin-dependent kinase C-2, which translates into the protein MAGAAPGQLNLHESPIWGSRSVDVFQKLEQIGEGTYGQVFMAREIETGEIVALKKIRMDNEKEGFPITAIREIKILKKLHHKNVIQLKEIVTSPGPEKDEQGRPDGNKYKGGIYMVFEYMDHDLTGLADRPGMRFSVPQIKCYMKQLLTGLHYCHVNQVLHRDIKGSNLLIDNEGMLKLADFGLARSFSSDHNGNLTNRVITLWYRPPELLLGSTKYGPSVDMWSVGCIFAELLHGKPVFPGKDEPEQISKIFELCGAPDEANWPGVTKLPWYSNFKPNRPMKRRLREYFRHFDRHALELLERMLTLDPTQRISAKDALDAEYFWADPLPCDPKSLPKYEASHEFQTKKKRQQQRQHEEAAKRQKLQHPPPHSRLPPIQQSGQSHGQMRPGPNQPIHGSQSSVPAAPGHHYGKPRGPAAGGPNRYSQSGNPSGGYNHPNRASQGGSGGAGYGNAPYPQQGRGPPYGSSGPRGGGTSGGYGAGAPNFQQGGAPYGGSGTGRGSNINRNQQQYGWQQ